Within the Nitrosococcus wardiae genome, the region ACTTCTTTCTGCCTTCCTGAACTCTTCTTACCCTATTCAGTGCTGCAAGCTCATCTATGGCCGCGTCAAGCTTTGCCTTTTCTCTCAGCTTACCGGGGGCATACTGCTGGATAAGCTTGGTAGGAGCCCTTGTAGTTCTATGCTGCTCGCAATACGAAAGCAACCAGTCCTCGATTTTTTCGGCGTTCTCCCTCCCCTCTGGTGGGGCAACCTCGTTGAAGACCCGGAGACTTTCACCCAGGTGCCACAGGGTTATGCGA harbors:
- a CDS encoding DUF3987 domain-containing protein is translated as MLKNAARMAALFHVFDGVGGPISAHSFDSASRITLWHLGESLRVFNEVAPPEGRENAEKIEDWLLSYCEQHRTTRAPTKLIQQYAPGKLREKAKLDAAIDELAALNRVRRVQEGRKKFIEVNPKLLGRVVYSS